The Arachis hypogaea cultivar Tifrunner chromosome 14, arahy.Tifrunner.gnm2.J5K5, whole genome shotgun sequence genome has a segment encoding these proteins:
- the LOC112741387 gene encoding uncharacterized protein has translation MALKFLNKKGWHTGSLRNIENVWKAEQKHDAEQKKLEELRKQIHEERERNEFRLLQEKAGLVPAQERLDFLYDSGLSVGRSSNNEGFKALEAFPKPDASADAPSSSASASASKQPGALFEDKPQSANDSWRKLHSDPLLMIRQREQEALAKIKNNPVKMAMIKKSVEETEHKEKGHSKKEKRKKHHSSKLKLKRHSDSEDDTTERRKRKAGDRDSDRRHHKSLSDSEYDSSEEESKRRKSRFEDKKYKEKMEFDSSEEERRRKSHYEDKKYRERSPDHHHRERKDCNDEAERSPSHHQRHRKDYNGKRDDKNYNKSERYASERQSNSDAPAKRVNNGSFPEPSLNRSAATSHERESHHRRRYVAPKLSEEERAAKLKQMQLAAELHEEQRWKRIKKAEETDAREATQNKNSGGRNFLDDAQKSVYGAAEGGSKSIAESVRRRTHYSQGRSGGEGNAFRR, from the exons ATGGCGCTGAAGTTTCTGAACAAGAAGGGATGGCACACGGGCAGCCTCAGGAACATCGAGAACGTTTGGAAGGCAGAGCAGAAGCACGACGCCGAGCAGAAGAAGTTGGAAGAACTTCGAAAGCAGATCCACGAAGAGCGTGAGCGCAACGAGTTCCGCCTTCTTCAAGAGAAAGCTGGCCTCGTCCC TGCTCAGGAGAGGTTAGATTTCTTGTACGATTCGGGGCTTTCGGTCGGAAGAAGTTCTAATAACGAAGGTTTCAAAGCACTTGAAGCTTTTCCCAAACCCGATGCTTCAGCTGATGCGCCTTCTTCTTCTGCCTCTGCTTCTGCTTCTAAG CAACCTGGAGCTTTGTTTGAAGACAAACCGCAGTCTGCGAATGATTCTTGGAGGAAGCTCCACTCTGATCCTTTGCTTATGATTCGCCAGCGCGAGCAGGAGGCGCTTGCTAAGATCAAGAACAACCCTGTCAAGATGGCTATGATTAAAAAATCA GTTGAAGAAACAGAACACAAGGAGAAAGGTcacagcaaaaaggaaaagcgGAAGAAGCACCATTCTAGTAAATTAAAGCTTAAAAGACATTCTGATTCAGAAGACGACACTActgaaaggagaaaaagaaaggcTGGTGATCGAGATTCCGACAGGAGGCATCACAAGTCTCTATCGGATTCAGAATATGATTCAAGTGAAGAAGAAAGCAAAAGAAGGAAGAGTCGTTTTGAAGacaaaaagtacaaagaaaagatggaATTTGATTcaagtgaagaagaaagaagaaggaagagtcaTTATGAAGACAAAAAATACAGAGAAAGGTCACCCGATCACCATCATAGGGAAAGAAAAGACTGTAATGATGAAGCTGAAAGATCACCCAGCCACCATCAAAGGCACAGAAAAGACTATAATGGCAAACGTGATGACAAAAATTATAACAAGTCAGAAAGATATGCTTCAGAACGACAGTCCAATAGTGATGCCCCTGCTAAGAGAGTGAATAATGGGAGCTTTCCTGAACCAAGCTTAAATAGATCTGCTGCTACCTCACATGAACGTGAGTCTCACCATAGACGCAGATATGTAGCTCCTAAGCTTTCAGAAGAAGAGCGGGCTGCCAAGCTTAAGCAGATGCAATTGGCTGCTGAGTTGCATGAAGAGCAGAGATGGAAACGCATAAAGAAGGCCGAAGAGACTGATGCCCGGGAAGCAACCCAAAACAAAAATTCAGGTGGAAGGAATTTCTT
- the LOC112741388 gene encoding protein ENDOSPERM DEFECTIVE 1 — MDSATIKASTVVPDASAPPPPPPPPTPSNHRRPRVREVSSRFMSPAVSSTAPRRRHHHQQPEVDSSNSADENHRPVENSDAGTPFPIGCNSTSQCKGNLGNTTTTQRKQRAVKLFKENNNNGVGRDPSRSCSGRIGVGIGNGGFGATPSRPDTPTVVVPSRYRLTPQHRGNTSAAAKLLQASGMSLKGNAGSGWPRMETNSVSGDASSVCSDDDCRSDSGVSCSTQSLPELCSEVDMLPSVSNRSVAEKIGSRSVLSSSISSNSGSNVESKVHASPFHRSITWPSSCEKQTPSLSKLYGNQLNHVKAGGLSLPPVPPSAKPVAETRKGKKGSSNQEDVHSLRLMYNRYLQWRYANAKAVSAMKVQQRESERVLYSQAMKISEMRDSVNRKRVELELLRRSKTLSTILDAQIPYLDEWSALEEEYSLSISEAIQALLNATVQLPLGGNVRVDVKEVGESLNSASKMMETIVLNIQRFMPKAEQTDVCISELARVVSGERAVIGECGDLLSKTYKSQVEECSLRGQLIQLYSTCHNNNNITEQEAFDSSVAICAGNEPC; from the exons ATGGATTCCGCAACAATCAAAGCTTCTACTGTCGTTCCAGATGCATCtgcccctcctcctcctccaccgcCGCCGACCCCTTCTAACCACCGCCGGCCTAGGGTCCGGGAGGTTAGCTCTAGGTTCATGTCTCCGGCGGTTTCTTCAACCGCGCCGAGGCGGCGGCACCACCACCAGCAACCGGAAGTTGATTCCTCGAATTCCGCTGATGAGAATCACAGGCCTGTTGAGAATTCAGATGCAGGAACCCCGTTCCCAATTGGGTGTAATTCAACTTCTCAGTGTAAAGGGAATTTGGGGAACACTACTACTACTCAGAGGAAACAAAGGGCTGTGAAGCTTTTCAAGGAGAATAACAATAATGGAGTGGGAAGAGACCCTTCAAGGTCATGTTCTGGAAGAATTGGAGTTGGAATTGGGAATGGTGGTTTCGGTGCCACCCCTTCTAGGCCTGATACCCCCACAGTTGTTGTGCCTTCAAGGTATAGGCTCACGCCGCAGCACAGGGGTAACACCTCGGCCGCTGCGAAACTGCTTCAGGCCAGTGGAATGTCACTAAAGGGCAATGCCGGTTCTGGTTGGCCTAGGATGGAAACCAACTCGGTGTCCGGGGATGCTTCTTCGGTGTGCTCCGATGATGATTGTCGTAGCGATTCGGGTGTGAGTTGCAGCACTCAGTCACTTCCTGAGTTGTGTTCTGAGGTAGATATGTTGCCTTCTGTGTCCAATAGGTCAGTGGCTGAAAAAATTGGCAGTAGAAGTGTCTTGAGTAGTAGCATTAGTAGCAATAGTGGTAGTAATGTCGAGTCGAAAGTACATGCTTCGCCTTTCCATCGGTCGATTACTTGGCCGTCTAGTTGCGAGAAGCAAACTCCTTCACTGTCCAAGCTGTATGGAAATCAATTGAATCATGTTAAGGCAGGAGGACTGAGTTTGCCTCCGGTACCCCCTAGCGCGAAACCGGTGGCAGAAACAAGGAAAGGGAAGAAAGGGTCTAGTAATCAGGAAGATGTGCATTCCTTGAGACTGATGTATAATCGTTATCTGCAATGGAGATATGCCAATGCCAAAGCAGTGTCTGCCATGAAAGTGCAGCAAAGAGAAAGTGAG AGAGTACTATATTCTCAGGCGATGAAAATATCAGAAATGCGGGATTCTGTAAACCGGAAACGCGTAGAACTGGAGCTTTTGCGGAGATCAAAGACTCTCTCAACAATTCTTGATGCGCAA ATTCCCTATCTGGATGAGTGGTCTGCTTTGGAAGAAGAATATTCACTCTCTATTTCTGAAGCAATTCAAGCTTTGTTGAATGCCACAGTACAACTTCCACTTGGTGGGAATGTTAGG GTTGATGTAAAGGAGGTTGGGGAGAGCCTGAATTCAGCATCAAAGATGATGGAAACAATTGttctcaatatccaaagattCATGCCAAAAGCAGAACAAACCGATGTCTGTATCTCAGAATTAGCTAGAGTTGTTAGTGGAGAAAGAGCTGTAATTGGAGAATGTGGAGATTTATTGTCAAAGACATATAAGTCACAGGTTGAGGAGTGCAGCTTAAGGGGCCAATTAATCCAACTATATTCAActtgtcataataataataatatcacagAACAAGAAGCATTTGATAGTTCAGTTGCAATTTGTGCTGGCAATGAGCCTTGTTAG